A single Tenacibaculum sp. 190524A02b DNA region contains:
- the lptB gene encoding LPS export ABC transporter ATP-binding protein has protein sequence MKLRANNIQKIYGSRKVVKGISLEVEQGEIIGLLGPNGAGKTTSFYMIVGMIKPNGGTIFLDDEEITGDAMYKRAQKGIGYLAQEASVFRKLSVEDNIMSVLEFTDRTKAERKQRLEELIDEFSLGHVRKNRGDLLSGGERRRTEIARCLASDPKFILLDEPFAGVDPIAVEDIQGIVAKLKNKNIGILITDHDVQATLAITDRTYLMYNGGILKEGTPEELAEDETVRRVYLGKDFELKKKKF, from the coding sequence ATGAAATTAAGAGCAAATAACATACAAAAGATATACGGAAGTAGAAAGGTTGTTAAAGGAATTTCGTTAGAGGTAGAACAAGGTGAAATCATTGGTTTATTAGGTCCCAATGGTGCTGGAAAAACAACTTCTTTTTATATGATTGTTGGAATGATTAAACCTAATGGTGGTACCATTTTTTTAGATGATGAAGAAATAACCGGAGATGCAATGTATAAACGTGCTCAAAAAGGAATTGGTTACTTAGCTCAAGAGGCGTCAGTTTTTAGGAAACTATCTGTTGAAGATAATATTATGTCTGTACTAGAATTTACTGATAGAACTAAAGCTGAAAGAAAACAACGATTGGAAGAACTAATTGATGAATTTAGCTTAGGACACGTTCGTAAAAACCGAGGCGACTTGCTTTCTGGTGGAGAACGTAGAAGAACTGAAATTGCTCGTTGTTTGGCTTCAGATCCAAAATTTATTTTATTAGATGAACCTTTTGCAGGTGTTGACCCTATTGCTGTTGAAGATATTCAAGGAATTGTTGCTAAACTTAAAAATAAAAATATAGGTATTTTGATTACCGACCATGATGTACAAGCTACCTTAGCTATTACTGATAGGACTTATTTAATGTACAATGGTGGGATTTTGAAAGAAGGAACTCCTGAAGAACTTGCCGAAGATGAAACCGTAAGAAGAGTATACCTAGGAAAGGACTTTGAGTTAAAAAAGAAGAAGTTTTAA
- a CDS encoding carboxymuconolactone decarboxylase family protein: MSQKVQEFNDYRSKMNEKILASDNKVIKRIFNLDTNAYAEGHLPVKTKELLGLVASAVLRCDDCIAYHLETAYKNGVTKEEMMESMSIATLVGGTIVIPHLRRAVEFWEALENNS; encoded by the coding sequence ATGTCTCAAAAAGTCCAAGAGTTCAATGATTATCGTTCTAAAATGAACGAGAAAATATTAGCTTCAGATAATAAGGTTATTAAGCGTATTTTTAATTTAGATACCAATGCCTATGCTGAAGGACATTTACCTGTAAAAACCAAAGAATTATTAGGTTTAGTTGCCTCGGCAGTTTTACGTTGTGATGATTGTATTGCATATCATTTAGAAACAGCCTACAAAAATGGAGTTACTAAAGAAGAAATGATGGAGTCTATGTCTATAGCTACTTTAGTTGGAGGTACTATTGTAATTCCTCATTTAAGAAGAGCTGTAGAGTTTTGGGAAGCTTTAGAAAATAATAGCTAA
- the tatC gene encoding twin-arginine translocase subunit TatC — translation MSSKEMSFLDHLEELRWHLVRSFSSIFIVAIVIFANIKFVFNEILLAHLKPDFATYQFFCKTFSAIGIDSSFCTINFNQTLQALNPTQQLMTGIWSSLILGFVIAFPYILWEMWRFVAPGLHDTERKKSRGFIFTSSLLFFLGVLFSYYVILPMSVYFFYNFEISDAIQNNFKLEAYISLITNTLLGVAIFFELPVVIYFLTKIGLITPQFLRRYRKHALVVVLILSAIITPPDVASQVIVSVPIMILYELSIYVSKFILKKEQKNVSKSPRVQ, via the coding sequence ATGAGTTCCAAAGAAATGTCTTTTTTAGACCATCTTGAAGAATTAAGATGGCATTTGGTTAGAAGTTTTTCATCCATATTTATTGTGGCTATTGTAATATTTGCCAATATTAAATTTGTTTTTAATGAGATTTTATTAGCCCATTTAAAACCCGATTTTGCTACCTACCAGTTTTTTTGTAAAACATTTTCTGCTATTGGTATTGATAGTAGTTTTTGTACTATAAATTTTAATCAAACATTACAGGCTTTAAATCCTACACAACAATTAATGACCGGAATTTGGTCTTCCTTAATTTTAGGGTTTGTAATTGCTTTCCCATACATACTCTGGGAAATGTGGCGATTTGTAGCTCCTGGATTACATGATACTGAACGTAAAAAATCTAGAGGGTTTATATTTACTTCTTCTCTCCTATTCTTTTTAGGAGTTTTATTTAGTTATTATGTTATTTTACCAATGTCTGTATATTTCTTTTATAATTTTGAGATTTCAGATGCTATTCAAAATAACTTTAAGCTAGAAGCTTATATTAGTCTAATAACAAATACATTATTAGGAGTTGCTATTTTTTTTGAATTACCTGTAGTTATTTATTTTTTAACTAAAATAGGTTTAATTACTCCTCAGTTTTTAAGAAGATATAGAAAACATGCTTTAGTCGTTGTATTAATATTATCAGCAATTATTACACCTCCAGATGTGGCTAGTCAGGTAATAGTTTCTGTGCCTATTATGATACTATATGAATTAAGTATTTATGTATCAAAGTTTATATTAAAAAAAGAACAAAAAAATGTCTCAAAAAGTCCAAGAGTTCAATGA
- a CDS encoding KpsF/GutQ family sugar-phosphate isomerase, with protein sequence MKNASTILSTARETILLQSNAIANLAKLLDNSFINAVNFILNSNGRVIVTGIGKSANIATKIVATLNSTGTPAVFMHAADAIHGDLGNVQQNDVVICISKSGNTPEIKVLVPLIKNSKNKIIAITGNPDSFLGKNADFLLNSYVEKEACPNNLAPTTSTTAQLVLGDALAVCLLELKGFTSKDFAKYHPGGALGKRLYLRVSDLTKNNEAPKVLASDSISKVIVEISEKRLGVTAVVDNNNTIIGIITDGDIRRMLSKTTEINKLTALDIMTKSPKSINVDAMAIDALETLENNSITQILVTDTKNNYVGVVHLHDLIKEGIF encoded by the coding sequence TTGAAAAACGCAAGTACTATACTATCTACAGCTCGAGAAACAATACTTCTACAAAGCAATGCTATAGCTAATTTAGCAAAATTGTTAGATAACTCTTTTATAAATGCAGTTAACTTTATTTTAAATTCTAATGGAAGGGTAATTGTAACAGGAATTGGTAAAAGTGCTAATATTGCCACAAAAATTGTAGCAACGCTTAATTCTACTGGAACACCAGCTGTTTTTATGCATGCAGCTGATGCTATTCATGGAGATTTAGGGAATGTGCAGCAAAACGATGTAGTGATTTGTATTTCTAAAAGCGGTAATACACCTGAAATCAAAGTACTAGTTCCATTAATAAAAAATTCTAAAAATAAAATAATAGCTATTACTGGTAATCCTGATTCATTTTTAGGGAAAAATGCTGATTTTCTTCTTAATTCTTATGTAGAAAAAGAGGCTTGTCCTAATAATTTAGCTCCTACTACCAGTACAACTGCTCAACTAGTTTTAGGTGATGCGTTAGCTGTATGCCTATTAGAGTTAAAAGGATTTACAAGTAAGGATTTTGCTAAATACCACCCTGGTGGTGCTTTGGGTAAACGTTTATATCTAAGAGTTTCTGATTTAACAAAAAATAATGAGGCTCCTAAAGTATTAGCTAGTGATTCTATTAGTAAAGTAATTGTTGAGATTTCAGAAAAAAGATTAGGAGTTACTGCTGTTGTTGATAACAATAATACTATAATTGGTATTATTACAGATGGCGATATTAGACGTATGTTGAGTAAAACTACAGAGATTAATAAACTCACAGCTCTAGATATTATGACTAAAAGTCCAAAGTCTATTAATGTTGACGCAATGGCTATTGATGCTTTAGAAACCTTAGAGAATAATAGTATTACTCAAATTTTAGTTACCGATACTAAAAATAACTATGTGGGTGTTGTACATTTGCACGACTTAATTAAAGAAGGAATATTTTAA
- a CDS encoding ATP-dependent DNA helicase RecQ: MDIEQSDLYESLKKIFGFSKFKGLQEDVVNSILNNHNTFVIMPTGGGKSLCYQLPALMKEGTAIVVSPLIALMKNQVDAIRGISDNDGIAHVLNSSLNKAEVTKVKSDIESGITKLLYVAPESLIKEEYVEFLRAQKISFVAIDEAHCISEWGHDFRPEYRNLRNIIKQIDNVPIIGLTATATEKVQEDILKTLGMSDANVFKASFNRANLFYEVRPKTKEIEKDIIRFVKQHSGKSGIVYCLSRKKVEEIAQVLQVNGVDAVPYHAGLDAKTRAKHQDMFLMEDCDVVVATIAFGMGIDKPDVRFVIHHDIPKSLESYYQETGRAGRDGGEGYCLTFYSYKDIEKLEKFMANKPVAEQEVGHALLQEVVGYAETSMNRRKYLLHYFGEEFDEVNGEGADMDDNMRNPKKKNEAQNEVVTLLTVIRDTNEMYKPKEVVNTIIGKENALLKSHKTTEQKFFGIGKEKDNHYWMALIRQILVADFIKKEIEQYGVLKLTKEGRAFIENPSSFMMTENHVYATDDDGTIITNTKASNTGVDSKLVGILKDLRKSVGKKLGVPPFAVFQDPSINDMALKYPITLDELSKVHGVGEGKAKKYGKEFIKVISSYVEENDIMRPDDLIVKSTGVNSGLKLYIIQNTDRKLPLDDIASSKGLEMVELIKEMEAIVFSGTKLNIDYAIEDLLDEDQQEEIYEYFMEADTDKIQDALDEFDGDYDDDELRLMRIKFTSEVAN, from the coding sequence ATGGATATAGAGCAGTCGGATTTATATGAGTCATTGAAAAAAATCTTTGGATTCAGTAAATTCAAAGGTTTACAAGAAGATGTTGTTAACAGCATTTTAAATAATCACAATACTTTTGTGATTATGCCAACGGGGGGCGGCAAGTCATTATGTTATCAACTTCCAGCTTTAATGAAAGAAGGAACAGCTATCGTTGTTTCTCCACTAATCGCTTTGATGAAGAACCAAGTTGATGCAATTAGAGGAATTTCAGACAATGATGGAATAGCACACGTTTTAAACTCCTCATTAAATAAAGCAGAAGTTACCAAAGTGAAGTCAGATATTGAAAGTGGCATCACTAAATTACTGTATGTTGCACCTGAATCCTTAATTAAAGAAGAATATGTAGAATTTTTAAGAGCGCAGAAGATTTCATTTGTAGCTATAGATGAAGCACACTGTATTTCTGAATGGGGTCATGATTTTAGGCCCGAATACAGAAATCTTAGAAATATTATAAAGCAAATAGATAATGTACCTATAATTGGTTTAACGGCTACTGCCACGGAAAAGGTACAAGAGGATATTTTAAAAACCTTGGGTATGAGTGATGCTAATGTGTTTAAAGCATCCTTCAACCGTGCTAATTTGTTTTATGAAGTACGTCCAAAAACCAAGGAGATAGAGAAAGATATCATTCGTTTTGTAAAACAACACTCAGGAAAATCAGGAATCGTTTACTGTTTAAGTAGAAAAAAAGTAGAAGAAATAGCACAAGTACTTCAAGTAAACGGAGTAGATGCTGTACCCTACCATGCTGGTTTAGATGCTAAAACAAGAGCAAAACATCAAGATATGTTCTTAATGGAAGATTGTGATGTTGTGGTAGCTACTATAGCCTTTGGAATGGGGATTGACAAGCCTGACGTCCGTTTTGTGATTCATCATGATATTCCTAAAAGTTTAGAAAGTTATTATCAAGAAACTGGTAGAGCGGGAAGAGATGGTGGAGAAGGATATTGCTTAACTTTCTATTCATATAAAGATATAGAAAAGTTAGAAAAGTTTATGGCTAATAAGCCTGTTGCTGAACAAGAGGTAGGCCATGCATTATTACAAGAAGTAGTAGGTTATGCTGAAACCTCAATGAATAGGCGTAAATATTTATTGCATTATTTTGGTGAAGAATTTGATGAAGTAAATGGAGAAGGAGCGGATATGGATGATAATATGCGCAACCCAAAGAAAAAAAATGAAGCTCAAAATGAAGTAGTTACTTTACTTACTGTTATTAGAGATACCAATGAAATGTATAAACCTAAAGAAGTAGTGAATACTATAATAGGTAAAGAAAATGCATTGTTAAAATCTCATAAAACTACGGAACAAAAGTTTTTTGGTATAGGAAAGGAAAAAGACAATCATTATTGGATGGCATTAATACGCCAAATATTGGTTGCCGATTTTATTAAAAAAGAAATTGAACAATATGGTGTTTTAAAATTAACTAAAGAAGGTAGAGCTTTTATAGAGAATCCATCTTCTTTTATGATGACTGAAAACCATGTATACGCTACAGATGATGATGGAACTATTATAACTAATACTAAAGCGTCTAATACAGGAGTTGATAGTAAGTTAGTTGGCATACTTAAAGATTTACGAAAATCTGTAGGTAAAAAATTAGGTGTTCCTCCTTTTGCCGTTTTTCAAGATCCTTCTATTAATGATATGGCATTAAAATATCCTATTACTTTAGATGAACTTTCAAAAGTACATGGAGTAGGTGAAGGTAAAGCTAAAAAATACGGAAAAGAGTTTATTAAAGTAATTTCTTCATATGTAGAAGAAAATGATATTATGCGCCCAGATGACTTAATAGTAAAAAGTACTGGTGTAAACTCTGGCTTAAAACTATATATTATTCAAAATACTGATAGAAAACTTCCATTAGATGATATTGCTAGTTCTAAAGGTTTAGAAATGGTTGAATTAATAAAAGAAATGGAAGCTATTGTGTTTTCCGGAACGAAGTTAAATATAGATTATGCTATTGAAGATTTGCTAGACGAAGATCAGCAAGAAGAAATCTATGAGTACTTTATGGAAGCGGATACAGATAAAATTCAAGATGCATTAGATGAATTTGATGGAGATTATGATGATGATGAATTAAGATTAATGCGTATTAAATTTACAAGTGAAGTAGCAAACTAA
- a CDS encoding VOC family protein, translating to MKANTYLHFNGNCKEAMNFYADVLGGTITTSMLFREAPDEVRNDFPEETLDLILHCTLEVNNFIIMASDYYSNSEPLNKGNNFAISLNTEDEEQTVAIFNGLAEEGSITMPLAETFWGGKFGMLKDKYNVNWMLSLADNTHHNA from the coding sequence ATGAAAGCTAACACGTACTTGCATTTTAATGGAAATTGTAAAGAAGCAATGAACTTTTATGCCGATGTTTTAGGTGGTACTATAACTACTTCTATGTTATTTAGAGAAGCACCAGATGAAGTTCGTAATGACTTTCCAGAGGAAACATTAGATTTAATATTACACTGTACATTAGAAGTAAATAATTTTATTATCATGGCTTCTGATTATTATAGTAATTCTGAACCTTTAAATAAAGGTAATAACTTTGCCATTAGCTTAAATACTGAAGATGAAGAACAAACAGTTGCTATTTTCAATGGTTTAGCCGAAGAAGGAAGTATTACCATGCCCTTAGCTGAAACCTTTTGGGGAGGTAAATTTGGTATGCTAAAGGATAAATATAATGTAAATTGGATGTTATCCTTAGCAGATAATACCCACCACAATGCATAA
- a CDS encoding YdeI/OmpD-associated family protein, with the protein MNLEVTTYIQDKKKWTQELTLLRSILIELPLEETIKWGMPAYLCKGKNIIGLGAFKEYCAIWFHQGVFLQDKLKLLINAQEGKTKAMRQWRFYSINDISINTVKEYVKEAIDNSIAGKEIKPERKNKNVIVPEELKVTLDSNDLLSQKFNLLTNGKQREFAEYISEAKRLQTKHKRLDKIIPMIIKGIGLNDKYKKSN; encoded by the coding sequence ATGAATTTAGAAGTAACAACTTATATTCAAGATAAAAAGAAATGGACGCAAGAGTTAACACTCTTGCGTTCTATTTTAATAGAATTGCCATTAGAAGAAACTATAAAATGGGGAATGCCAGCTTATCTTTGTAAAGGAAAAAATATAATTGGTTTAGGTGCGTTTAAAGAATATTGTGCCATATGGTTTCATCAAGGTGTCTTTTTGCAAGACAAATTAAAATTGTTGATAAATGCTCAAGAAGGAAAAACCAAAGCTATGAGACAATGGCGTTTTTATTCTATAAATGACATATCTATTAATACTGTAAAAGAATATGTGAAGGAAGCAATAGATAATTCAATAGCAGGAAAAGAAATTAAGCCTGAAAGAAAAAATAAAAACGTTATTGTGCCTGAAGAACTTAAAGTTACTTTAGATTCCAATGATTTATTATCTCAAAAATTTAATTTATTAACAAATGGCAAGCAGAGGGAGTTTGCCGAATATATTTCTGAAGCCAAACGTTTACAAACTAAACATAAAAGACTAGATAAAATAATCCCTATGATAATCAAAGGAATAGGTTTAAACGATAAATACAAAAAATCTAATTAA
- a CDS encoding DUF4258 domain-containing protein, with protein MQLLKRIGYYLIGVALGSVAVMYFWKNKNVSFDYGMDSRTLKTIRVKKRIFSEEAIKVLNSSSLDTSYISTILKRGDVDFGKSKPRKKPCSEYFVTGKDSLKNINLYIIRCDSTATISKIIIN; from the coding sequence ATGCAATTATTAAAAAGAATAGGTTATTATTTAATAGGTGTGGCTTTAGGCTCTGTGGCAGTGATGTATTTTTGGAAAAACAAAAATGTTTCTTTTGATTACGGTATGGATTCTAGAACTTTAAAAACTATACGTGTTAAAAAGCGTATTTTTTCTGAAGAAGCTATAAAAGTACTTAACAGTTCCTCTCTTGATACTTCTTACATTTCTACTATTTTAAAACGAGGGGATGTTGATTTTGGAAAGAGTAAACCCAGAAAAAAGCCTTGTTCAGAGTATTTTGTTACCGGTAAAGATTCTTTAAAAAATATTAACTTGTACATTATTCGTTGTGATTCAACTGCTACAATTTCTAAAATTATAATTAATTAG
- a CDS encoding THUMP-like domain-containing protein: MINKNVLNTDCQFFINNNLNKDINKLLLGKIDLKGVTKQEIANQILAKKKSEKKLPTWFTNSNIIYPSKISIEQTSSEIAANFKSELIGGKSLIDLTGGFGVDAFYFSKKFDEVFHCEINEKLSHIVSHNFKALDVKNIETIIGNGISYIQQTDKTFDCIYIDPSRRNENKGKVFLLKDCLPNVPENIDLLFSKSDTILIKNSPILDISSTIKELKYVKTVYIVAINNEVKELLFLLKKDYKEGIKIHTCNLKNKSREQFSFVYQTSNEATYHLPINFLYEPNAAILKSGGFNEVSNQLKLLKLHNNTHLYTSKELADTFPGRTFQIEKYFKYNKKQLKKEITETKANITTRNFPKSVAELRKETKLKDGGDVYLFFTKDLDNTLIVLKCKKINSK, translated from the coding sequence ATGATTAATAAAAATGTATTAAATACTGATTGTCAGTTTTTTATAAACAATAATCTAAACAAAGACATTAATAAATTATTATTAGGTAAAATTGACTTAAAAGGTGTTACAAAACAAGAAATTGCTAACCAAATTTTAGCTAAAAAGAAGTCAGAAAAAAAATTACCTACCTGGTTTACAAATAGTAATATTATTTATCCTTCAAAAATAAGTATTGAGCAAACCTCTTCTGAAATAGCTGCTAACTTTAAATCTGAATTGATAGGTGGTAAATCGTTAATCGACCTTACAGGTGGATTTGGTGTAGACGCTTTTTATTTTTCTAAAAAGTTTGATGAAGTATTTCATTGTGAAATTAATGAAAAATTATCACATATAGTATCACATAACTTTAAAGCACTAGATGTAAAAAATATTGAAACTATAATAGGAAATGGAATTTCCTATATACAGCAAACAGATAAAACATTTGATTGCATTTATATAGACCCTTCAAGACGGAATGAAAATAAAGGAAAAGTATTTCTACTTAAGGATTGCTTGCCTAATGTACCAGAAAATATTGATTTACTATTTTCTAAATCAGACACCATATTGATTAAAAACTCCCCTATTTTAGATATTTCATCTACAATTAAAGAATTAAAATATGTTAAAACTGTTTATATTGTAGCTATTAATAATGAAGTAAAAGAGTTACTATTCTTATTAAAAAAAGATTATAAAGAAGGCATAAAAATACATACATGTAATTTAAAAAATAAGAGTAGAGAACAGTTTAGTTTCGTATATCAAACATCAAATGAAGCTACATATCACCTCCCCATAAACTTTTTATATGAACCAAATGCTGCAATCTTAAAGTCTGGAGGTTTCAATGAAGTATCAAATCAATTAAAACTACTTAAATTACATAATAACACACATTTATACACTTCTAAAGAACTTGCAGATACATTTCCGGGAAGAACTTTTCAAATTGAAAAGTATTTTAAGTACAATAAAAAACAATTAAAAAAAGAAATTACAGAAACCAAAGCAAACATAACTACTAGAAACTTTCCTAAATCAGTAGCTGAATTAAGGAAAGAAACCAAGTTAAAAGACGGTGGAGATGTTTATCTTTTTTTTACTAAGGATTTAGACAATACTTTAATAGTGTTAAAATGTAAAAAGATTAATTCTAAATAA
- a CDS encoding outer membrane beta-barrel protein, protein MSKTNILLIAMALVSLSVSAQFYVSASGGYAIPSAGVRFGTETTANGVENTYGSYGEGIHTQLRAGYFFNKTFGIEGAFGYLHGADQTSILVDVPNQPFVDVKSRGRAYGASLSLVYKFTNNIYGRFGALIKVGGRTEAVGKVNANLPAQLVNPAAPIGATVPLNMEFTRDYNGRLPLGFIGAIGYKYDLSKKIALFAELEYMGISVTRDRSNIGEFTATLAGQNVKRADLLNLVQNTPALLSQFESLLPLIKDETLYVDSLSTEELQNPGNRELSQKVPYSSFGINFGITYTFGK, encoded by the coding sequence ATGTCAAAAACAAATATCTTATTGATTGCTATGGCGTTAGTTTCGTTAAGTGTAAGTGCTCAATTTTATGTTTCAGCTAGTGGAGGATATGCTATTCCTAGTGCGGGTGTAAGATTTGGTACTGAAACTACAGCTAATGGAGTAGAAAATACTTATGGAAGCTATGGTGAAGGAATTCATACACAGTTAAGAGCAGGTTATTTTTTTAATAAAACTTTCGGTATTGAAGGAGCTTTTGGTTATTTACATGGCGCAGATCAAACATCTATTTTAGTAGACGTACCAAATCAACCTTTTGTAGATGTAAAATCTAGAGGTAGAGCTTATGGTGCTTCTTTATCATTAGTTTATAAGTTTACTAACAATATATACGGTCGTTTTGGAGCTTTAATTAAAGTTGGAGGAAGAACAGAGGCAGTAGGAAAAGTAAATGCTAACTTGCCAGCTCAATTAGTAAATCCAGCAGCACCAATTGGAGCTACTGTTCCATTAAATATGGAGTTTACAAGAGATTATAACGGAAGATTGCCTTTAGGCTTTATTGGAGCTATTGGTTACAAGTATGATTTATCTAAGAAAATTGCACTATTTGCTGAACTTGAGTACATGGGGATTAGTGTAACTAGAGATAGATCAAATATTGGAGAATTTACAGCTACTTTAGCGGGACAAAATGTTAAAAGAGCAGATTTATTAAATTTAGTACAAAACACTCCTGCGTTGTTGAGTCAGTTTGAAAGTTTACTACCTTTAATTAAAGATGAAACTTTATATGTTGACTCTTTAAGTACTGAAGAATTACAAAACCCAGGAAATAGAGAATTATCTCAAAAAGTACCATATTCTTCTTTTGGAATTAATTTTGGTATCACTTATACTTTTGGAAAATAA
- a CDS encoding glycosyl hydrolase family 18 protein: MKNTPYSFIKRGIQLVFLFVSTAVLAQVNTGGSATTANHQKQIIGYVTNWDAWKSTNAGVPAKGALTHLNIDYSKYTILNYSFFGVAKDGSLHSGDYRNKQIYQDGAVQEPSDIFFTNIYSSWDMYLLFGEIDAINYVNEDAKQKAEAQGFEVELEANTWSHPTWGISGKLPLPLHKEGGAPGLLKLAHEKGVKVMASIGGWSMSKHFPEMAADPVKRAKFIEDCKKLIAVGFDGIDIDWEFPGPYSGMNFTGSEADFDNFEALIEEIRTAIGSDKLVTAAFAPDPRKLEGFDWRRLAKSMDYFNIMAYDYNGGWSNKAGHNAPVYNYEGAEVSFFNWQATLDRLVQGGAPKNKICFGAPFYGRGVITEGTAELNAKTVKKQVTLQPDGPISTSADYTNWKLDIYDGTPNHFFIKQTALKANSGWTKKWDDEAKVPYLVKDNFFLSYDDEKSIEIKAQFINENELGGTIIWTVFGDLEISGTPTSFGDKLKRWSDVKSPLVNKINEVFANGGTLNTEENTIDSSSLSVYPNPVVKDIITFELGNTGKTGTISEVKIYDIKGAEVYRAEVKSKDRKQSFDVSKLNSGTYIYNVNLGQGKLTGKFIKVD, encoded by the coding sequence ATGAAAAATACCCCTTATTCATTTATTAAAAGAGGAATACAACTCGTATTTCTTTTTGTATCTACAGCTGTCTTAGCACAAGTCAACACAGGTGGCTCAGCTACAACAGCTAACCATCAAAAACAAATAATAGGTTATGTAACAAATTGGGACGCATGGAAATCAACAAACGCTGGAGTACCAGCTAAAGGTGCTTTAACACATTTAAATATTGATTATTCTAAGTATACCATTCTTAATTATTCTTTTTTTGGAGTAGCAAAAGATGGTTCATTACATAGTGGTGACTATAGAAATAAGCAGATTTATCAAGATGGAGCTGTACAGGAACCAAGTGACATTTTCTTTACAAATATTTATAGTAGTTGGGATATGTATCTTTTATTTGGTGAAATTGATGCTATTAATTATGTAAATGAAGATGCTAAACAAAAAGCTGAAGCACAAGGTTTTGAGGTGGAACTTGAAGCCAATACATGGAGCCACCCAACATGGGGGATTAGCGGTAAATTACCACTTCCTTTGCATAAAGAAGGTGGAGCGCCTGGTTTATTAAAGTTAGCTCATGAAAAAGGTGTTAAAGTAATGGCCTCTATTGGAGGATGGAGTATGAGTAAGCATTTTCCTGAAATGGCAGCTGACCCTGTTAAAAGAGCTAAATTTATTGAAGACTGTAAAAAGTTGATAGCTGTTGGTTTTGATGGTATTGATATTGATTGGGAATTCCCTGGTCCGTACTCTGGTATGAACTTTACAGGAAGTGAAGCTGATTTTGACAATTTTGAAGCATTAATTGAAGAAATTAGAACAGCTATTGGTTCTGATAAATTAGTTACTGCTGCCTTTGCACCAGACCCTAGAAAGTTAGAAGGTTTTGACTGGAGGAGACTAGCTAAGAGTATGGATTACTTTAATATTATGGCCTATGATTATAACGGAGGGTGGTCTAATAAAGCAGGACACAACGCTCCTGTGTATAATTATGAAGGTGCTGAAGTTTCGTTTTTTAACTGGCAAGCTACTTTAGATAGACTTGTTCAAGGAGGTGCTCCTAAAAATAAGATTTGTTTTGGGGCTCCGTTTTACGGTAGAGGAGTTATTACTGAAGGTACAGCTGAATTAAATGCAAAAACAGTAAAAAAACAAGTTACACTTCAACCTGATGGACCAATTTCTACTTCCGCAGATTATACGAATTGGAAGTTAGATATTTATGATGGTACTCCAAATCACTTTTTCATAAAACAAACTGCTTTAAAAGCTAATAGCGGTTGGACTAAAAAATGGGATGATGAAGCTAAAGTACCATATTTGGTAAAAGATAATTTCTTTTTAAGTTATGATGATGAAAAGTCGATAGAAATAAAAGCCCAATTTATTAATGAAAATGAATTAGGTGGAACTATTATTTGGACTGTGTTTGGAGATTTAGAGATTAGTGGAACACCAACTTCTTTTGGAGATAAATTAAAGAGATGGTCAGATGTAAAATCTCCTTTAGTAAATAAAATAAATGAAGTATTTGCTAACGGAGGTACTTTAAACACTGAAGAAAACACAATTGACAGTAGTTCTTTATCTGTTTACCCTAATCCTGTAGTTAAAGATATTATTACTTTTGAACTTGGAAACACAGGTAAAACTGGTACTATTTCTGAGGTGAAAATTTACGATATAAAAGGAGCAGAAGTTTATAGAGCTGAAGTTAAATCTAAAGATCGCAAACAAAGTTTTGATGTAAGTAAACTAAATAGTGGTACTTATATTTATAATGTAAATTTAGGACAAGGTAAGCTTACAGGAAAGTTTATTAAGGTTGATTAG